The Faecalibacter bovis genome includes the window GTTAAATTTTTACCTCTTCTATTCAAGAACAAATAATCCTCAAAGCCTGGTTGTATATTTGTGTGCACACGAATTGTATCTTTATACAAGTTAATATATTTTATTGTATAATCACTAATCGGGACCAAACGTTGTTTATTACCTTTCCCGATAACACGCACAAATCCTTCATCAAAAAACAGGTCAGAAATTTTAAGATTAATCAATTCTGAAACACGAAGTCCGCAACCATATAGCATTTCTAAAATTGCTCTATTTCGTTGACCTTCTGGTTTAGATAAATCGATAACTTCAATCATTTGATCGATTTCTATTTCTGATAATACATCAGGTAATTTTAAACCGATTTTAGGTGTTTCTAACATTGATGCAGGATTATCTTCTCGGAATTCTTCTAATTGAAGATATCCAAAAAAACTTTTCAAACTTGATATTAATCTCGCTTGCGAGCGTACACTATAATCACTGGAAGCAAATCCATGTATAAACGCTGTTATATCGTCTTGAGTAAATTCTAAAGGTAGTTTATCGGAAGAATTAATTAGTTTATTAATGTCTCTTAAATAATTTTCTATTGTATTATCTGAAACTCTTTTTTCAAGTTTCAGATACATTTTATAATCATACAATGCGTCTTTCCAAAGCATGTTAAGATTTTGTATTTTCTAGTTCTAAAATTCGTTTGATCATTTCATCCTCTTTGCTCCATATTTCTAAATAAGCTCGAGTTCCAAATAATTCATTCGCTAATGTGGCTTTTATGTAGTTGTCAACAGTTGCACCTAAATTTTCATTAAATTGATCAGAAGGTACTCCCATCATTTGTAAAAATTCATTTCTATAAATTCCAGCTCCAAAATATTTTATGTAACGTTTTTCGTTCTCAAAAAAGAACAGATTATGTGTTTTATCTGCCTGTTTTAAAATAAATTCTTGGTAAAATTTAGCATCATTATTATAATCTAACCAATTTGAAACTGAGGTTACATCTAACGCAACAAACTCGTCCGGGATAATTCCACCTCCACCGTAAACAATTTTTCCTGATGGCGCTACATAACGAAGTTTTTCATTTACTTTGATTGAATCTTTGTTATATAATTCTCCACTTTTAAGACGTGCATAAATATCTTCTGCATAGGCTTGATTTCCTTTATCGTAAGGTTTTTGGATAGATCTACCAGAAGGTGTATAATAGTTTGCTACAGTTAAACGAACACGAGTGTCGTCACCTAAATTTATTTCGCGCTGAACCAAACCTTTTCCATATGAACGACGACCAACAATAGTTCCGCGTCCATAATCCTGAATAGCACCTGCAACAATTTCACTTGATGAAGCAGAACTTTCATCAATTAAAACATAAAC containing:
- the xerA gene encoding site-specific tyrosine recombinase/integron integrase → MLWKDALYDYKMYLKLEKRVSDNTIENYLRDINKLINSSDKLPLEFTQDDITAFIHGFASSDYSVRSQARLISSLKSFFGYLQLEEFREDNPASMLETPKIGLKLPDVLSEIEIDQMIEVIDLSKPEGQRNRAILEMLYGCGLRVSELINLKISDLFFDEGFVRVIGKGNKQRLVPISDYTIKYINLYKDTIRVHTNIQPGFEDYLFLNRRGKNLTRVMIFTIVKELSIIGGVKKTISPHTFRHSFATHLLKNGADLRAIQLMLGHESITTTEIYTHVDQEFIRDAILNFHPRNKN